The sequence below is a genomic window from Flavobacterium keumense.
TTAATTTCTGCTTTGGATGGTGAACGACGTTTGTGTTCGGCGATAATTCCCGAAGTACTGTTTCGTAAATTATGGCTCAACGAAATAGTTTGTTTTTCAAAAAACACTGATTCCTCCAATTGTGAAACTGGAATAATCGATTTTTTGAGAACCACTTCTCTTCGTTTGTCTAGGATTATTTTGTCGAGTATGTTCATTTTTTTCTGCCACTAAGGCGCTAAGGCGCAAAGGTTAATTATTTTATTCTGTAATTTTTATTGCTCTAATACAAAATTATAAATCTGTGTCAATTTGTGTAATCGGTGTTTTACTTGCTCAATTCCTGTAAAATTTGCAACGATTGCAATCCTTTTCCGGAGAATAGACTCTCTTTGGCTAATTCAAAACCTTCTAACGGACTGCATTGGGTTACCGTAGCAATAGCCATAGCTGCATTGGCACAGACTACATTGTTTTGGGCTTCGGTTCCTTTTCCAGAGATGATATCGGTAAATAATTGCGCTGATTCCTCTATTGTTTTTCCGCCTTCAATTTCGGTTTGTGCCAAAAGGCGAACGCCAAAATCATCTGGATTGAGCATCAGTTCTTTGGTGTTGGTGATGCATTTGGTTGGACAGGTTAACGATACTTCGTCATAACCGTCTAACGAATGTAAAATCGTGAAATTTCTATCGGTGTTTTGATACAAATACGCATACATTCGAGCCAACTCCAAGTTAAAAACTCCTACCAACTGATTTTGAGGAAACGCCGGATTCACCATAGGTCCCAACATATTGAAAAAGGTTTTTACGCCCAACTCTTTTCGAATAGGTCCCACATTTTTCATAGCAGGGTGAAATAGCGGTGCGTGCAAAATACAGATGCCTGCTTTTTCCATACATTTTTCTAAGAAACTAGTATCATTACTGAATTTGATTCCCATTTTCTCCATCACATTACTGGAACCTGAAATAGACGAAACGCCATAATTTCCATGTTTAGCGACTTTAATTCCCGCACCAGCCGCTACAAAAGAGGCCAAGGTCGAAATGTTAAACGTATCTTTTCCATCGCCACCCGTTCCGCACAAATCAATGGTGTTATATCCTGATAAATCGACACGAATGCACAAATCCAATAATGCTTCACGAAAACCGGCTAATTCTTGGATACTAATGCTACGCATCATATACACCGTCAAGAAAGAAGCGATTTGGCTCGTATTGTATTCTCCGTTGGAGATGTTTACCAAAACGTTTTTAGCCTCTTCTTTGGAGAGCATTTCGTGATTGATTAATCTGTTGAGTATGTTTTTCATTTTTATTTATTTGCCACTAGGGCGCTAAGGCACAAAGTTTATATGTAAAGAGATTAATTAACTTTTCACCTCTAACTTCTAACTTCTAACTTCTAATTTCTAACTTAATTTTTTACCCAATTTTCTAACATTTTCTTTCCGTTAGGGGTCAATACACTTTCTGGGTGAAATTGGACTCCTCTAACATCATAGGTCTTGTGGCGAAGTGACATCAGTTGTCCGTTTTCGTCAAAAGAGGTTGCTTCTAAACAGTCGGGTAAATTCGCGTCTACTACCCAAGAATGGTAACGTCCTACTTCAAATTCATTTTCTAATCCTTCAAATAACAATTCGTCGTCCACCGCTTTCGTAACGATGGTAGCTACGCCATGATAGACTTTGTCTAGATTCGAAAGAGTTCCACCATAGACCTCGCCAATGGCTTGTTGTCCTAGGCATACGCCAAAAATACTTTTGGTAGGACCGTAGTGCTGAATGACTAGTTTTAATAAACCCGCTTCCTCTGGAATTCCAGGGCCTGGCGATAATAAAATTTTGTCAAAATGAGCAATATCCTCCATTTCAAATTCATCGTTTCTATACACAGTCACTTCGCAATCTAAATCCTCTAAATAGTGGACTAAATTGTAAGTAAAGCTATCGTAATTGTCTATGACTAGTATTTTTTTCATTTTTGTATTAAAAAAATTGAAAGATTTAAAGATTGAAAAATCAGCATCTTTAAATTCTTAAATTGTTATATTTTATATTGTTTCTGCCAAATCTAAAGCTGTATTCAAAGCTCTTAATTTGTTGTACACTTCTTGCATTTCACTTTCTTCATCAGAATCAGCTACGATTCCGGCACCCGCTTGACAATGCAATTGGTGGTTTTTACTAAGGAACGTTCGAATCATAATGGCATGATTGAAATTGCCTTTGAAATCCATAAAGCCAATAGCGCCACCATAAAAATTACGATTTGTTTTTTCGTAATCTTCAATCAATTGCATGGCACGATGTTTTGGCGCACCACTCAAAGTTCCAGCAGGAAAAGTATCGGCTACTACTTGCATCGTTGAGGCTGTATCGTGTAAATGTCCTGTTACTTTGGATACCAAATGAATCACATGCGAGAAGAATTGTACTTCTCGGTATTTCTCTACTTGTACATCGTGTCCGTTTCGGCTTAAATCATTTCGGGCCAAATCCACCAACATCACGTGTTCGCTATTTTCTTTTTTGTCTTCGGATAATTGTTTGGCCAAAACCGCGTCTTTTTCATCGTCACCTGTTCTTTTGAAAGTTCCAGCAATCGGGTGAATTTCTGCTTTGCGGTTTTTAACAATGATTTGAGCTTCGGGTGAAGAACCAAATATTTTGAAATCGCCATAATCAAAGAAGAAAAGGTAAGGCGAAGGGTTGATGCTTCGCAACGCACGATAAACATTGAATTCGTCGCCTTTGAATCCTTGTGTAAAGCGTCTGGATAAAACCAATTGGAACACATCGCCACGATAACAATGTTTTTTGGCCAAAGCCACATTGTGCTTGAATTCGTCATCGGTTAAATTAGAAAATCCTTGACCGTCTTTTGAAAATGAATAGGAAGCAATATTGCGAGATTGTAATAACTGTTCGATTTCTGCAATGTTGTTTTTTCCGTCCAAACTATGACAGAAAATATAGGCCTCATTTTTGAAATGGTTGATGGCGATAATATTTTGGTACACTGCGTAAAAAACATCATGAATTGTATTGCTGTTTTCTTTTTTGGCAATGTTTACTTTCTCAAAATAACGGACGGCATCATACGAAATGTAACCAAACAAACCGTTATTAATGAACTTAAAATCATTTTTCTCCGATTCAAATTGCCCTGAAAATTCTTGTATTACGGCAGGAATATCAGTTGTAGCATTGATAGCTATTTTTTCAGCACTTCCGTCAGGATAGTTTTTGATAATCGTTTCGTTTTCAATTTTAATTGAAGCTATCGGATTGCAACAGATGTACGAAAAACTATTGTCGTTTCCGTGGTAGTCGCTACTTTCTAAAAGCAAACTATTCGGGAATTTATCACGTATTTTCAAGTACACACTCACCGGCGTAATCGTGTCGGCTAGGATTTGTTTGTATTTTGTATTTAAAATAAAAGATTTCAAAATATTCATTTTTAAAATGTTATCAAAAGCATCGTTTTGGATATGAAAAAAGGCTTGTCGTCATGACAAGCCTTTTATATTTATAGTAATACTATAGGAGCTTTGTTCACGACGACTGACGTAAATTGTTCCACCACCAAGTATTGTTTGTATTTGTTATCATAAACTTTTTATGTGCTGACAAATATATAAAGGTTATTCCATTATCTCAATATAAAAAAGCGAAAAAAAATATATTTTTCTCGCTTTTTTGTTAAATTAAGCTTGGGTTAGGAGACCAATTCGCCTTGATTTCTAAAGACCAATTGTCCGTCAAAGGCATCCAAAAGAATAATACTTTCGGTTTTGATGTTGCCTGCCAATATCTCTTTAGACAATTGGTTCAATACCTCCCTTTGAATCACACGCTTTACGGGTCTGGCTCCAAATTGTGGATCGTACCCTTTTTGAGACAAATACTCGATCGCTTCAGGCGTAGCGTCCATTGTGATGCCTTGTTGTGCTAGCATTTTAGTGACCGATTTCAGTTGTAAGCTTACGATTTGCGCAATATTGTCATTGGTTAAAGGGGTGAACATTACAATTTCGTCAATACGGTTGATGAATTCAGGTCGCACGGTTTGTTTTAATAAGCCTAACACTTCTACTTTGGCCGACTCTGTTGCCGCTTCGATGCCGCCTTTCAAGTTTTCAAAAGTATCTTGAATAATTTGGCTTCCCATATTAGACGTCATGATGATAATTGTGTTTTTGAAGTCGGCCAAGCGTCCTTTATTATCTGTCAAACGTCCTTCGTCCAAGACTTGCAACAGAATATTAAACGTATCCGGATGCGCTTTTTCAATTTCGTCCAACAAGATTACAGAATACGGTTTTCTACGCACGGCTTCAGTCAATTGTCCGCCTTCATCATAGCCTACATATCCTGGTGGCGCACCCACTAAACGGCTCACACTGTGGCGTTCTTGGTATTCACTCATGTCAATTCGCGTCATGGCATTTTCATCGTCAAAAAGGTATTCAGCTAAGGCTTTCGCCAATTCCGTTTTACCAACTCCCGTTGTTCCCAAGAAAAGAAAAGTACCAACAGGTTTTTTCATGTCTTGTAAACCGGCGCGACTTCTACGCACGGCATCACTTACCGCTTCAATGGCTTCTTCTTGACCTACGACGCGTTTGTGTAATTCGTCTTCTAATTTCAAGAGTTTTTCTCTTTCGCCTTGCAACATTTTGGTAACCGGAATCCCCGTCCATTTAGCGACTACTTCGGCAATATCTTCTCGGGTAACTACTTCTTTTATCAATGAAGTTCCCGACTGATTTTCTTGCAATTGTTTAACCAAAGCGTCCAAACGTTCCTGGGCTTCTTTGATTTTTCCGTAACGAATTTCGGCTACTTTTCCATAGTCGCCATCACGCTCGGCGCGTTCGGCTTCGTATTTGAAATCTTCAATTTCGGTTTTAACGGCTTGGATGTTATCCACCACATCTTTTTCTGATTTCCATTTCGCATAAATTTCGTTGCGGTCTTCTTTTAGGTTGGCCAAATCCATGCCTAAGACTTTTAGTTTGCTTTCGTCTTTTTCACGCTTGATGGCTTCAATTTCGATTTCTAATTGCATGATTTTTCGATCCAAAACGTCCAACTCTTCTGGTTTTGAATTGATTTCCATACGCAATTTAGAAGCCGCTTCGTCCATTAAATCAATGGCTTTATCGGGTAAAAAACGGTTGGTAATATAGCGTTGCGATAATTCTACCGCGGCAATAATCGCCTCATCTTTGATTTGCACTTTGTGGTGCGTTTCGTATTTTTCTTTGATACCGCGCAAGATAGAAACGGCACTTTCGGTATCCGGTTCTTCCACCATCACTTTTTGGAAACGTCTTTCGAGCGCTTTGTCTTTTTCAAAATATTTTTGGTATTCGTCCAAAGTCGTTGCCCCAATCGCGCGTAATTCGCCACGAGCCAAAGCCGGTTTTAGAATATTAGCTGCATCCATAGCGCCTTCTCCACCTCCGGCACCCACGAGCGTGTGGATTTCGTCAATGAAAAGAACAATATCGCCTTCGGCAGCAGTGACTTCTTTCACCACTGATTTTAAACGTTCTTCAAATTCACCTTTGTACTTGGCACCCGCAATCAAGGCGCCCATATCGAGTGAGAAGATGATTTTATCTTTCAAGTTTTCAGGTACGTCACCATCTACAATTCGATGCGCTAAACCTTCTGCAATAGCAGTTTTACCCACGCCAGGTTCACCCACTAACATCGGGTTGTTTTTAGTTCGTCTGGTTAGAATTTGCAGCACACGACGGATTTCTTCGTCACGACCAATAACAGGATCCAATTTGCCACTTCGAGCTAAATCGTTCAGGTTTTTAGCGTATTTGTTTAAGGCGTTGTAGGTTTCTTCGGCAGAGGCAGAGGTCACTCTTTCGCCTTTTCTCATTTCGTCAATGGCTGCTTTTAGTCCTTTTTCGGTTACGCCTTGGTCTTTTAAAATTTGGGCAATTTTACTTTTGGAACCAAAAATAGCCAATACTAAATGTTCTACCGAAACGAATTCATCGTTCATTTTTCCGGCCAAGATTTCGGCTTCGTTCAAAGTGCTATTTGCGGTTCTGGATAACATAATATCGCCACCCGAAACTTTAGGGAAACTTTGAATGGTGCTTTCCAAGATTTGTTTGAAAAGCGACACATTCACGTTCAATTTTTTTAATAGAAAAGGCGTTACATTTTCATCGACTTCTAAAAGTGCTTTGAAAATATGTTCGTTTTCGATTTGTTGTTGCCCCAAACCTTGCGCTAACTGTTGCGAAAGTTGGATGGCTTCTTGCGATTTAGTAGTAAATTTATTAATGTTCATTTTTGTCTTTTTTTAAAGTTGAATTTGGGGTTAAATAAATACCTTTGCATAAAATTTGTCAATTGTTATTCCGCTCCTGAATTTACGTCAATTTGTCGTATATCAAGGAGTTACATCCGACAAAATGACTTTAAAAACGACAAAATGACTTTATTTACTTCTATTTTTGGAGATTCAGAAAATAAAAATTTCAATCCATCTAAAATCAATTGGATTCCATTGACTGATTTGGGGCAATTGAATGAAATCATGGAATTGTCTTACCAACAACCGGTAGTGATTTTTAAGCATAGCACCCGATGCAACATTAGCCGTATGGCGTTGAAACAGTTTGAGAATGAATTTGATTTGGAAGGTAGTGTAACGCTTTATTTTTTGGATTTGTTGAATCACAGGGATATCTCAAATGAGATTGCAACTCGTTTTGAGGTGTACCACCAATCACCACAATTGCTTTTGATTAAAGAAGGAAAATCTGTCTACGATGTTTCGCATAGTGCTATTGACGCGCTGGAGTTAAAGGAGAGGGTGTAGTGTATAGGATACCTAATTATTCTCCTAGATAGGGGTCTTGTATTTTTTTTGCCTGGTATTGAATGTTTGAAAATCGCACTTCGCATTTTGATCCCACAGGAGATTGAGCCAAAAAACCCACTTCAAATCCTGTTTTTGCATCAAATTGTAAATGTCTAATTAAGAACCAATGTATCCCATTTGTTGAATAATATAGGGTAATTACATTAGCTGCTTTGGCTATTTTATAAAAGACTTTAGTTGTATCAATTTCAACCGAGTTGCAATCGTCAGATATATTTTTTGTAACAACACTTACCACTCTTTTAGCTCCTGTATAGTCTTTTTCAAAACAAAATTTAACCCAATTTAAATCGTCATTTTTAATTACAATTGCACCGCCATCCCATTTATTAGTAAAAGCATGTTCAATACAAGTTGAAAGAACAAAATCTTCATCGGCTTTGAACAGTAACTTTGGAGCATTGTCAGTATTGTAGGTTACATTAGGATCCCTAAACATATCTGTTTTTTCACCGGCTACAATTACCAGTTCGTTATGATCTAAAGAGAAGGACAAAGGGGTATTTTCCCATCGCAATGCATGCGGTATAGATTTGATATGAATTGCTTTCGGCTCTTGAGCTGTTGCAGTATATACCATAGATAGTGTTAGTAGTACAATTAAAAGTTTTTTCATTTTTTTTACGGATTTAGATTAATTAGTGTTGATCAAAGTTAAGAGACTTTATGTAGCAAGGATTATAAAAACAATACTTTTTTGCAGTTGTAGTTTGGTTTTCTTATATTTTCTTTGAAGTCATGAAATGCAAATCCCAGCTATTAGGATTAGATTAATTACTCTAAGGAAACTTTATTGATTAGAATGTACTTTATAATTAATCTTCCTCAAAGAAATCATTATCAACTTCTTTAACTTCGTAAGTAGTTTTTACTTGTACGCCTACGTTATATTGGTGCATTAATTCAACTAACTTTATTCCATCAATTAATATAATTGTATGATGTGCTTCTCTTGCTTTTTTTATGGCAGAATCATCAAAGGATGATGTTGTTATAAAAACCCCTTTTCTAGTATCTCCACTCATTGCACCAATAAAATTTCTAATATCTTTCTCACGAATCTTATTTTCGTTATAACGTTTAGCTTGAGTGTATATTTTTTCTAAACCTAATTTATCTTCATTAATGATTCCATCAATTCCTCCATCACCAGATTTAGAAGTTTCAATAAAATCACCATAACCCATTTTTTTCAAAAGGATTAAAATTACTTTTTCAAAGTAATAAGGATTTATCTCTTTAAGTTTATCTAATAGTTCGTTTTTAACTTCTGTCTCAATTGTTGAAAATCCAGAGTCGATTAAATCTTGGGGTGAAGAATTATCTACCCTAATTGTATCAAGTTCAATTGTATTCTCTTTTTCATTTTTAATACTTTCACGATGACTTTTAAAGTCCAAATCATTTTGAAGATCACTTAAGCTTAAAATACCAGTCTCAAGTCTTTTTCTCCCTTTTTCCGTTATTTGAACTAGGCCTCTTTTTGGGTATGAAACAAATTTCCCCATTTTAAGATAGGATTTACCCCATAGTATTCTGTCAATTAAAACATTAGCGCCTGAACTAGTAGTTCTATTGGCAAGTCAGAATAATATTTATCACGAACTAATAATGTCAATTCTCTACTATTAATAGATTCTACAGAATTTAAAATTTCTAGAACTGGGATAAAAGTTTCATGGTATTTTGGTAATTCTATTTTGTTTGGGATATTCATAATAAACTGTTGAACTATGTTGTATTTCAACAAATATAGAAATAAGTTACAAATTACCATTTAAGCATAAGTCAATTTTTAGTACAAATACAATACAAAATGCCATCTTGTCAGCCCTTTTTACGCCAGTTGGGCTGAAAACTGACAATTTCTATACTGTCAGGGACTTGGCATAATGATTGACTTATGGAGTTCGAGTTAGTAAATCGAATATCTAATTAAATTAAATAGAATCAAAAATGGGTAAAATCATCGGAATTGACTTAGGTACCACTAACTCTTGCGTTTCTGTAATGGAAGGTCAAGAGGCAGTTGTTATCCCTAATTCAGAAGGAAAAAGAACAACGCCTTCTATCATTGCTTTTGTTGAGGGTGGAGAAATTAAAGTGGGAGATCCTGCAAAAAGACAAGCAGTAACAAATCCTACTAAAACGATCGCTTCTATCAAGCGTTTTATGGGAAGAAACTTTGCTGAAACTGCTGAAGAAGCAAAAAGAACACCTTACAAAGTAGTAAAAGGAGACAACAATACACCACGTGTAGATATTGATGGTCGTTTATATACTGCGCAAGAATTGTCAGCTATGACACTTCAAAAAATGAAAAAAACAGCCGAAGATTATTTAGGGCAAACTGTAACGGAAGCTGTTATTACAGTTCCTGCTTACTTTAATGATGCACAACGTCAAGCTACTAAAGAAGCTGGAGAAATTGCTGGTTTGAAAGTAATGCGTATCATCAATGAACCAACTGCTGCTGCATTAGCCTACGGTTTAGATAAAAAAGGTAAAGATCAAAAAATCGCTGTTTACGATTTAGGTGGAGGAACTTTTGATATCTCTATTCTAGAATTAGGAGATGGTGTATTTGAAGTATTATCTACTAATGGAGATACACACTTAGGAGGTGATGATTTTGACCAAACAATCATTGATTGGTTAGCAGACGAATTCAAAGCAGAAGAAGGAATTGACTTGCGTGAAGACCCAATGTCTTTGCAACGTATCAAAGAAGCTGCTGAAAAGGCGAAAATTGAGTTGTCATCTTCAGCAGAAACTGAAATCAACTTGCCTTATGTAACTGCGACAGCTTCAGGACCTAAACACTTAGTAAAAAAATTAACAAGAGCTAAATTTGAGCAATTGTCTGATGCTTTAGTAAAACGTTCTATGGAACCAGTGGCTAAAGCGTTGAAAGATGCAGGTTTATCTACTTCTGATATTGACGAAGTAATCTTAGTGGGAGGTTCTACTCGTATGCCAAGAATTGCTGACGAAGTAGAAAAATTCTTCGGTAAAAAAGCGTCTAAAGGAGTAAACCCTGATGAGGTAGTAGCTATTGGAGCAGCTATCCAAGGTGGAGTTTTATCTGGAGATGTAAAAGATGTATTGTTACTTGACGTAACACCTCTTTCTTTAGGTATCGAAACTATGGGTGGTGTAATGACTACATTAATTGAGGCTAACACCACTATTCCAACAAAAAAATCACAAGTATTCTCTACTGCTGCTGATTCTCAACCATCTGTTGAAATCCACGTATTGCAAGGAGCTAGAGCAATGGCTGCTGATAACAAAACAATTGGTCGTTTCCACTTAGATGGTATTCCACCAGCACCAAGAGGAGTGCCTCAAATTGAAGTAACTTTTGATATTGATGCTAATGGTATCATCAAAGTTTCGGCTACTGATAAAGGAACTGGAAAATCGCACGACATTCGCATCGAAGCTTCTTCTGGATTAACAGCTGAAGAAATCGAGAAAATGAAAAAAGATGCTGAAGCAAATGCGGATGCAGATAAAGCAGCTAGAGAAAAAGCTGAAAAATTGAACGAAGCTGACGGAATGATCTTCCAAACAGAAAGTCAATTGAAAGAATTAGGTGATAAATTATCTGATGATAACAAAGTGGCTATCGAGTATGCTTTGACTGAATTGAGAATGGCACACCAATCTCAAGACATTCCAGCAATTCAAACGGCTTTGGACAATATCAATGCAGCTTGGAAAAAAGCTACAGAAGCGATGTATGCTCAAGGTGAACAAGGTCAAGCAGATGCACAACCTCAAGGGGATGCGCAATCAGGAGACAATGTAGAAGACGTTGACTTCGAGGAAGTGAAATAATAACTATTTCATTTATATAAACAAAAAACCGAGCTAGTAATAGCTCGGTTTTTTATTGTAATTCATCCGACTTATGAAAGTCGGATTTTTTATTTTGGGTCTAAAGCTTTGTCAATTCTGGATACCAAATCCAATAAATGTAATTTGCTTAATCGGTCTGTTGATTTAGAAGCA
It includes:
- the ytxJ gene encoding bacillithiol system redox-active protein YtxJ — encoded protein: MTLFTSIFGDSENKNFNPSKINWIPLTDLGQLNEIMELSYQQPVVIFKHSTRCNISRMALKQFENEFDLEGSVTLYFLDLLNHRDISNEIATRFEVYHQSPQLLLIKEGKSVYDVSHSAIDALELKERV
- the dnaK gene encoding molecular chaperone DnaK, with the translated sequence MGKIIGIDLGTTNSCVSVMEGQEAVVIPNSEGKRTTPSIIAFVEGGEIKVGDPAKRQAVTNPTKTIASIKRFMGRNFAETAEEAKRTPYKVVKGDNNTPRVDIDGRLYTAQELSAMTLQKMKKTAEDYLGQTVTEAVITVPAYFNDAQRQATKEAGEIAGLKVMRIINEPTAAALAYGLDKKGKDQKIAVYDLGGGTFDISILELGDGVFEVLSTNGDTHLGGDDFDQTIIDWLADEFKAEEGIDLREDPMSLQRIKEAAEKAKIELSSSAETEINLPYVTATASGPKHLVKKLTRAKFEQLSDALVKRSMEPVAKALKDAGLSTSDIDEVILVGGSTRMPRIADEVEKFFGKKASKGVNPDEVVAIGAAIQGGVLSGDVKDVLLLDVTPLSLGIETMGGVMTTLIEANTTIPTKKSQVFSTAADSQPSVEIHVLQGARAMAADNKTIGRFHLDGIPPAPRGVPQIEVTFDIDANGIIKVSATDKGTGKSHDIRIEASSGLTAEEIEKMKKDAEANADADKAAREKAEKLNEADGMIFQTESQLKELGDKLSDDNKVAIEYALTELRMAHQSQDIPAIQTALDNINAAWKKATEAMYAQGEQGQADAQPQGDAQSGDNVEDVDFEEVK
- the trpD gene encoding anthranilate phosphoribosyltransferase — its product is MKNILNRLINHEMLSKEEAKNVLVNISNGEYNTSQIASFLTVYMMRSISIQELAGFREALLDLCIRVDLSGYNTIDLCGTGGDGKDTFNISTLASFVAAGAGIKVAKHGNYGVSSISGSSNVMEKMGIKFSNDTSFLEKCMEKAGICILHAPLFHPAMKNVGPIRKELGVKTFFNMLGPMVNPAFPQNQLVGVFNLELARMYAYLYQNTDRNFTILHSLDGYDEVSLTCPTKCITNTKELMLNPDDFGVRLLAQTEIEGGKTIEESAQLFTDIISGKGTEAQNNVVCANAAMAIATVTQCSPLEGFELAKESLFSGKGLQSLQILQELSK
- a CDS encoding DUF1349 domain-containing protein, translating into MKKLLIVLLTLSMVYTATAQEPKAIHIKSIPHALRWENTPLSFSLDHNELVIVAGEKTDMFRDPNVTYNTDNAPKLLFKADEDFVLSTCIEHAFTNKWDGGAIVIKNDDLNWVKFCFEKDYTGAKRVVSVVTKNISDDCNSVEIDTTKVFYKIAKAANVITLYYSTNGIHWFLIRHLQFDAKTGFEVGFLAQSPVGSKCEVRFSNIQYQAKKIQDPYLGE
- a CDS encoding restriction endonuclease; amino-acid sequence: MDRILWGKSYLKMGKFVSYPKRGLVQITEKGRKRLETGILSLSDLQNDLDFKSHRESIKNEKENTIELDTIRVDNSSPQDLIDSGFSTIETEVKNELLDKLKEINPYYFEKVILILLKKMGYGDFIETSKSGDGGIDGIINEDKLGLEKIYTQAKRYNENKIREKDIRNFIGAMSGDTRKGVFITTSSFDDSAIKKAREAHHTIILIDGIKLVELMHQYNVGVQVKTTYEVKEVDNDFFEED
- the clpB gene encoding ATP-dependent chaperone ClpB → MNINKFTTKSQEAIQLSQQLAQGLGQQQIENEHIFKALLEVDENVTPFLLKKLNVNVSLFKQILESTIQSFPKVSGGDIMLSRTANSTLNEAEILAGKMNDEFVSVEHLVLAIFGSKSKIAQILKDQGVTEKGLKAAIDEMRKGERVTSASAEETYNALNKYAKNLNDLARSGKLDPVIGRDEEIRRVLQILTRRTKNNPMLVGEPGVGKTAIAEGLAHRIVDGDVPENLKDKIIFSLDMGALIAGAKYKGEFEERLKSVVKEVTAAEGDIVLFIDEIHTLVGAGGGEGAMDAANILKPALARGELRAIGATTLDEYQKYFEKDKALERRFQKVMVEEPDTESAVSILRGIKEKYETHHKVQIKDEAIIAAVELSQRYITNRFLPDKAIDLMDEAASKLRMEINSKPEELDVLDRKIMQLEIEIEAIKREKDESKLKVLGMDLANLKEDRNEIYAKWKSEKDVVDNIQAVKTEIEDFKYEAERAERDGDYGKVAEIRYGKIKEAQERLDALVKQLQENQSGTSLIKEVVTREDIAEVVAKWTGIPVTKMLQGEREKLLKLEDELHKRVVGQEEAIEAVSDAVRRSRAGLQDMKKPVGTFLFLGTTGVGKTELAKALAEYLFDDENAMTRIDMSEYQERHSVSRLVGAPPGYVGYDEGGQLTEAVRRKPYSVILLDEIEKAHPDTFNILLQVLDEGRLTDNKGRLADFKNTIIIMTSNMGSQIIQDTFENLKGGIEAATESAKVEVLGLLKQTVRPEFINRIDEIVMFTPLTNDNIAQIVSLQLKSVTKMLAQQGITMDATPEAIEYLSQKGYDPQFGARPVKRVIQREVLNQLSKEILAGNIKTESIILLDAFDGQLVFRNQGELVS
- a CDS encoding anthranilate synthase component II: MKKILVIDNYDSFTYNLVHYLEDLDCEVTVYRNDEFEMEDIAHFDKILLSPGPGIPEEAGLLKLVIQHYGPTKSIFGVCLGQQAIGEVYGGTLSNLDKVYHGVATIVTKAVDDELLFEGLENEFEVGRYHSWVVDANLPDCLEATSFDENGQLMSLRHKTYDVRGVQFHPESVLTPNGKKMLENWVKN
- a CDS encoding anthranilate synthase component I family protein: MKSFILNTKYKQILADTITPVSVYLKIRDKFPNSLLLESSDYHGNDNSFSYICCNPIASIKIENETIIKNYPDGSAEKIAINATTDIPAVIQEFSGQFESEKNDFKFINNGLFGYISYDAVRYFEKVNIAKKENSNTIHDVFYAVYQNIIAINHFKNEAYIFCHSLDGKNNIAEIEQLLQSRNIASYSFSKDGQGFSNLTDDEFKHNVALAKKHCYRGDVFQLVLSRRFTQGFKGDEFNVYRALRSINPSPYLFFFDYGDFKIFGSSPEAQIIVKNRKAEIHPIAGTFKRTGDDEKDAVLAKQLSEDKKENSEHVMLVDLARNDLSRNGHDVQVEKYREVQFFSHVIHLVSKVTGHLHDTASTMQVVADTFPAGTLSGAPKHRAMQLIEDYEKTNRNFYGGAIGFMDFKGNFNHAIMIRTFLSKNHQLHCQAGAGIVADSDEESEMQEVYNKLRALNTALDLAETI